One window of Papaver somniferum cultivar HN1 chromosome 9, ASM357369v1, whole genome shotgun sequence genomic DNA carries:
- the LOC113311599 gene encoding putative nuclease HARBI1, with protein MKTLLSQLVALCLLVKQLKKAKRRVRPKYKKSILTGKAFTQHLLEGNPRNMYNLLRMTKAPFIQLCNEFRAKGLLEDDKYLEVEEKMAMFLYTIGHNCRNRVILYHFQHSGETVSKYFHEVLTAMKKWSAEVLVPPPNIFDKPAITKRNKRLREGAFKGVVGALDGTLISASIPVEKQTPYRGRGRGECSQNVLAICDWDMYFLYVVVGWEGTAHDSRVLTEAVRDPSFKFPPPEKYYLCDDAYSHTQVFMCLYRNIRYWIGDYRRVPPTAKEEKFNQAHDRLRNVIERAFGVLKVRFPVLSKMPSYSFETQRDIVIACMSIHNFLCRNALDDWLFKEYENETFDMNETQVEVEVEAETEENAPRMKYLDFIVW; from the exons ATGAAGACCTTACTATCTCAACTGGTAGCTTTATGTTTGTTAGTGAAGCAACTTAAAAAGGCTAAGCGGCGTGTACGCCCGAAGTACAAGAAGTCAATTTTAACGGGAAAGGCTTTCACCCAACATCTGTTAGAAGGAAATCCGAGGAATATGTACAACCTATTGAGAATGACTAAGGCTCCTTTTATTCAATTATGCAATGAATTCCGAGCCAAAGGACTTTTAGAGGATGACAAGTATTTAGAAGTAGAGGAGAAGATGGCAATGTTTCTATACACAATCGGGCACAATTGTAGGAATCGTGTAATTTTATATCACTTTCAACATTCAGGTGAAACAGTTAGTAAGTATTTTCATGAAGTGTTGACTGCTATGAAGAAATGGTCTGCTGAAGTCCTAGTTCCTCCACCAAATATATTTGATAAGCCAGCTATAACTAAAAGGAATAAACGTCTTAGAGAAGGTGCTTTCAAAGGTGTTGTTGGTGCATTGGATGGCACTCTAATTAGTGCCAGCATTCCGGTCGAGAAGCAAACACCGTATAGAGGAAGGGGAAGAGGAGAATGTAGCCAAAACGTGCTTGCGATATGTGATTGGGATATGTACTTTTTGTATGTAGTGGTTGGATGGGAAGGCACTGCTCATGACTCGAGAGTGTTGACCGAGGCAGTGCGTGATCCATCTTTCAAGTTTCCTCCACCAG AAAAATACTATCTATGTGATGATGCGTACTCTCATACACAGGTATTTATGTGTCTGTATCGCAACATAAGGTATTGGATAGGTGATTATCGAAGAGTACCTCCAACAGCAAAAGAGGAGAAGTTTAATCAAGCCCATGATCGATTGAGGAATGTGATTGAGAGAGCATTCGGGGTATTGAAAGTAAGATTTCCCGTCTTAAGTAAAATGCCTTCTTACTCATTTGAGACTCAAAGAGATATCGTCATTGCTTGCATGTCAATACATAACTTTCTATGTCGTAATGCATTGGATGATTGGCTATTTAAAGAATATGAGAATGAGACATTTGATATGAATGAGACACAGGTGGAAGTCGAAGTGGAAGCGGAAACGGAAGAAAATGCACCTC GAATGAAGTATTTAGATTTTATTGTTTGGTAA